The DNA window CACACAGGAATACCCTGATATCTCCGTTATCCTGACTGATACCGGCTATCTATTCCCGGAAACCTATCGGTTTATTGATAAGCTGACTGACAAACTGACGCTGAACTTAAAAATATTTCGTGCAGAACAGAGCCCGGCCTGGCAGGAAGCGCGTTATGGTAAACTGTGGGAACAGGGAATAGAAGGCATTGAGCGTTATAACCAAATCAATAAAGTAGAACCGATGAACCGCGCATTGAAATCATTACACGCACAAACCTGGTTTGCAGGTTTACGTCGTCAGCAATCGGAAAGCCGTGCTAATTTGCCAGTGCTGGCGGTTCAGCGTGATGTTTTCAAAATACTGCCAATTATTGATTGGGATAACCGCCGTATACATCAATACCTGACCCAACATGGTCTTGAATACCATCCACTGTGGGAAGAAGGTTATCTCTCTGTCGGGGATACCCATACGACGCAAAAATGGGAACCGGGTATGAGCGAAGAACAAACCCGATTTTTTGGCTTGAAGCGTGAGTGTGGTTTGCACGAAGGTTAAGGCAATATTACGAATACTTCTGATTTATCTTGGCTGTGCTTCTTATCAAAAGGGCATAGCTTGCTTTGATGATAACCATGTTGCACTTAATTATGTGAATCTACGAAGAAAGAATGCTAAACGAGCTTGTGGCAAAATAAAAAAATCATAAGTAAAAATGATGATATTAATGTCATGTTTTATTTGTAGTTTGGCGGGAGCATCTAAATAAATCGGTGAAACAGATGTAAGATATGATAATAAACTCCATTTTTATCATTCAGTTTTTAAAAATAGCCCTAAATCGTGATATTTATCACAGAATAAATTCCTTCAAAAACGCGCGGTGAACAATAAAAGAACAGTGATTTTTCCTGAATATTTCGCATGTTGCAATTTTATAACCCATTAAAAAACTTACCTTATACGATTCAGGAACTAATAATTACTTTTTGTCATTTCATAACCACCTCACAGCTTCATATATTCATTTCTTAGATAATTATTACGAAATTAAACACTGAACACTGGATGGCATGTCATTGTGGATTATTTACCCTTATTTGTTGAACTGAAATCGCGTGCTGTTTTGCTGGTAGGCGGCGGAGAAGTCGCTTCTCGTAAGGCTGGCTTGCTATTGCGTGCAGGGGCTGCGTTAACAATTGTTGCTCCCGAATTACATCCTGAATTGCAACAACGCCATCAAAAAGGGGAGCTTGAGTGGTTACAGGGAGCATTTCACCCGGACTATCTTGATGGCGTATTTTTGGTGATTGCAGCGACTGGTGACCACAGTTTAAACCAATATGTTTTCTCAGAGGCTAATCGCCGCGCTATTTTGGTTAATGTGGTAGATGATCAGTCACTTTGCTCTGCAATTTTCCCTTCAATTATTGATCGCTCTCCGGTTATGGTAGCTATCTCCTCTGCTGGAAAATCACCTGTATTAACACGATTACTGCGGGAAAAATTGGAATCCCTGTTGCCCTTTCATCTCGGCACAATGGCGGAAATTGCGGGGCGTTGGCGTAACCAGGTGAAACAGAGCCTGACTTCCCTGCGCCAGCGTCGTTATTTCTGGGAAAAAGCATTTAACGGACGTTTTTCCACATTAGTTGCCAATGGGCAGTTACAACAAGCAGAAAAACAGTTGGATCAACAACTGCGTGATGAACAACTGAAACAAACTAGTAAGCAGGGAGAACTGGTGTTAGTTGGAGCAGGTCCCGGTGATCCGGGTTTGTTGACTTTAAAAGGGCTGCAAGTGATCCAGCAAGCGGATGTGGTGCTTTATGATCACTTAGTCAGCGCCGAAATACTCGAATTGGTCCGCCGTGATGCTGACAAAATCTGTGTAGGTAAAAGAGCAGGGTGCCATTCAGTTGCGCAGGAAGAGACCAATGCGTTGATCGTCAAACTGGCACATCAGGGGAAAAAAGTGGTTCGTCTGAAAGGAGGCGATCCCTTTATTTTTGGCCGTGGTGGAGAAGAATTACAGGTTGCCGCATCCGCAGACATTCCTTTTCAGGTTGTGCCTGGTATTACTGCCGCTGTCGGCGCTTCTGCCTACGCGGGAATTCCCCTGACGCACAGGGAACATTCCCAAAGCGTCACTTTTATTACCGGGCATTGCCGTGAAAACGGTAATGAACTGGACTGGCCCGCATTGGCGCGAGGCAATCAAACACTGGCGATTTATATGGGAGTCATAAAGTCAGCTCTGATCAGCCAGAAATTAATTTCACACGGGCGGGATGCCAGCACACCTGTTGCCGTGATTGGTTGCGGGACTCGCTCCGAACAACAAGTATTGACCGGGACGTTGTCTGAACTGGAACGATTGGCACAGGATGCTCCATCGCCAGCATTGCTGGTGGTGGGTGAGGTTGCTCAACTTCACCATCAGTTAGCATGGTTCGCGCAGCGATCGGTTGAACAGCGATCCACCGATCAGAAAAAGTTATTAGAGCCAGAACAATCTGTTGCTCCGCTAAATCGCTCCGCTGTTGTTGACTTAGAATAAGGAATTATCAATGGAAGAAAAAAGACTGACCCATTTGCAGCAACTTGAAGCTGAAAGTATTCATATTATCCGCGAAGTCGCTGCTGAATTTGCCAATCCGGTAATGCTTTATTCCATTGGTAAAGACTCTTCTGTGATGCTGCATCTCGCACGTAAGGCATTTTATCCGGGAAAATTGCCTTTTCCGTTGTTGCATGTCGATACAGGCTGGAAATTCCGGGAAATGTATGAATTCCGTGATCAGACAGCAAAAAAACATGGCTTCGAATTGCTGGTCTATCGTAACCCGCAAGGTGAAGAGTTGGGTATTAATCCTTTTATTCATGGCAGTGCAAAACATACAGACATTATGAAAACGGAAGGATTGAAGCAAGCTCTGGACAAATATGGATTTGACGCCGCTTTTGGTGGTGCAAGGCGTGACGAAGAGAAATCCCGTGCCAAAGAGCGTATCTATTCTTTCCGTGATCGTTCCCATCGTTGGGATCCCAAAAATCAGCGCCCGGAACTTTGGCGTAACTATAACGGCCAGATTAATAAAGGTGAAAGTATCCGTGTATTCCCGCTATCTAACTGGACGGAGCTGGATATCTGGCAATACATCTATTTAGAACAGATAGATATTGTTCCTCTCTATTTTGCTAAATCTCGTCCGATTGTTCAGCGCGATGGCACATTGATTATGGTTGATGATGATCGTATCGATTTGAAATCAGGTGAAGTGATCAGTCAGCGCAAAGTTCGCTTCAGGACATTGGGGTGTTGGCCTTTGACCGGTGCTGTGGAATCGGAAGCGGAAACATTGCCGGAAATTATCGAAGAAATGTTGATATCAACAACCAGTGAGCGGCAGGGCCGGCTTATTGACAGTGATCAATCTGGTTCAATGGAGCTGAAAAAACGCCAGGGTTATTTTTAAAGGCATGGTGTTATTTTTTGAGGAGAGAAGAATATGCCGACACTTGCACATAATGAATCCATCGCCAATCAAATCAAACAGCAGGGTGGTGTTGAATCCTATTTGAAAGCACAGCAGGAAAAGGGATTATTGCGTTTTTTAACTTGTGGCAGTGTAGATGATGGCAAAAGTACTCTGATTGGTCGCCTGTTGCACGATACTCGCCAGATCTATGCAGATCAGCTTGCGACTTTGCAAAATGACAGTAAGCGGCTGGGAACGCAGGGAG is part of the Xenorhabdus cabanillasii genome and encodes:
- the cysG gene encoding siroheme synthase CysG, producing the protein MDYLPLFVELKSRAVLLVGGGEVASRKAGLLLRAGAALTIVAPELHPELQQRHQKGELEWLQGAFHPDYLDGVFLVIAATGDHSLNQYVFSEANRRAILVNVVDDQSLCSAIFPSIIDRSPVMVAISSAGKSPVLTRLLREKLESLLPFHLGTMAEIAGRWRNQVKQSLTSLRQRRYFWEKAFNGRFSTLVANGQLQQAEKQLDQQLRDEQLKQTSKQGELVLVGAGPGDPGLLTLKGLQVIQQADVVLYDHLVSAEILELVRRDADKICVGKRAGCHSVAQEETNALIVKLAHQGKKVVRLKGGDPFIFGRGGEELQVAASADIPFQVVPGITAAVGASAYAGIPLTHREHSQSVTFITGHCRENGNELDWPALARGNQTLAIYMGVIKSALISQKLISHGRDASTPVAVIGCGTRSEQQVLTGTLSELERLAQDAPSPALLVVGEVAQLHHQLAWFAQRSVEQRSTDQKKLLEPEQSVAPLNRSAVVDLE
- the cysD gene encoding sulfate adenylyltransferase subunit CysD, translating into MEEKRLTHLQQLEAESIHIIREVAAEFANPVMLYSIGKDSSVMLHLARKAFYPGKLPFPLLHVDTGWKFREMYEFRDQTAKKHGFELLVYRNPQGEELGINPFIHGSAKHTDIMKTEGLKQALDKYGFDAAFGGARRDEEKSRAKERIYSFRDRSHRWDPKNQRPELWRNYNGQINKGESIRVFPLSNWTELDIWQYIYLEQIDIVPLYFAKSRPIVQRDGTLIMVDDDRIDLKSGEVISQRKVRFRTLGCWPLTGAVESEAETLPEIIEEMLISTTSERQGRLIDSDQSGSMELKKRQGYF
- a CDS encoding phosphoadenosine phosphosulfate reductase; protein product: MNPLRLSELLVLNTEQRTEALAEINQQLESLDARQRVIWALEHLPGEFVLSSSFGIQAAVCLHLVTQEYPDISVILTDTGYLFPETYRFIDKLTDKLTLNLKIFRAEQSPAWQEARYGKLWEQGIEGIERYNQINKVEPMNRALKSLHAQTWFAGLRRQQSESRANLPVLAVQRDVFKILPIIDWDNRRIHQYLTQHGLEYHPLWEEGYLSVGDTHTTQKWEPGMSEEQTRFFGLKRECGLHEG